Proteins co-encoded in one Acidobacteriota bacterium genomic window:
- a CDS encoding DUF4965 domain-containing protein — MRMEVAAVAALVAMCLPAAGQQHRAPAVPLVTNDPFFSLWSMSDKLTDTPVKHWTEVAQPITGLVRIDGKTYRWMGTTPRGYYGMAAIDAMEQSAVEITPLHTRYTFNAAGIELKVTFFSPLFPKDLDVMSRPVTYLSWSARSTDSRPHNTDLMVDVDPLIAVDQPGQQVTWSRTRASGLTVLSVGNRDQPTLHQSGDRVRIDWGYFHLAIPDSAAPATALSFMAIPAFAGNGNLPDADDLTMPRPAARRGHAAHLAAKLSLGAVGSVPVERHVELAYTDGYSIEYLGRKLHAYWQRNGMTEGELLSIAEKDYSQLEQRGVRFDEETMAQMEKAGGADYKYLTSLLFRQTIAAHKLVADIDGTPMFFSKENDSNGCIDTVDVTYPSSPFFLLFNPKLLEAQLEPLMRYAALPRWRFPFAPHDLGTYPLANGQVYGGGEENEADQMPVEESGNLIIMIAALGRSEGNWDFARRFMPQLTQWAEYLEKKGMDPENQLSTDDFAGHLAHNTNLSIKAIEALGAFVQISRGVGDTKLADRYEGIVRKLPAQWEKMAFDGDHYRLAFDQPGTWSQKYNLVWDDLLDLHLFSKKVMQTEWSFYSKQMQRYGLPLDNRKTITKLDWEVWTATLAPKPEQFQNLIHRLVVWADETPSRVPVTDYYDTVSGKQMGFQARSVVGGVFIKALADKQIATGRAASGK; from the coding sequence ATGCGAATGGAAGTAGCGGCTGTAGCCGCATTGGTTGCAATGTGTCTCCCCGCTGCCGGACAACAGCACCGCGCGCCTGCGGTTCCGCTTGTCACCAACGATCCCTTCTTCAGCCTCTGGTCGATGTCCGACAAGCTGACGGACACTCCAGTGAAGCACTGGACGGAGGTTGCTCAACCAATTACCGGCCTGGTTCGTATCGATGGAAAGACCTATCGCTGGATGGGGACGACGCCGCGCGGATATTACGGCATGGCTGCCATCGATGCCATGGAACAGAGCGCTGTGGAGATTACGCCGCTGCACACTCGATACACCTTCAACGCTGCTGGAATCGAGCTAAAGGTTACGTTCTTTTCTCCGCTCTTCCCCAAGGACCTCGATGTGATGTCCCGTCCGGTGACCTATTTGAGCTGGAGCGCGCGATCCACGGACAGCAGACCGCATAACACAGACCTGATGGTGGATGTCGACCCGTTGATTGCCGTCGATCAACCTGGTCAACAGGTCACATGGTCACGCACTCGTGCCTCCGGCCTTACGGTGCTAAGCGTCGGCAATCGAGATCAGCCCACGCTGCATCAGTCGGGCGATCGCGTGCGTATTGACTGGGGTTACTTCCACCTAGCCATTCCCGATTCCGCAGCTCCGGCTACAGCCCTGTCATTCATGGCGATTCCGGCGTTCGCTGGCAATGGCAACCTACCCGATGCCGATGATCTCACGATGCCGCGTCCGGCTGCACGACGCGGACATGCCGCGCACCTGGCAGCAAAGCTGTCTCTCGGGGCTGTCGGCTCTGTGCCTGTGGAGCGTCACGTCGAACTGGCTTACACGGATGGTTACTCCATTGAGTATCTCGGACGAAAACTTCATGCCTACTGGCAGCGGAATGGTATGACGGAAGGCGAGCTGCTCTCCATTGCGGAGAAGGACTATTCTCAGCTTGAACAGCGCGGCGTGCGTTTCGATGAAGAGACCATGGCGCAAATGGAGAAGGCGGGAGGCGCCGATTACAAGTACCTCACCTCTCTTCTCTTCCGCCAGACCATTGCAGCACACAAGCTGGTGGCCGACATTGACGGTACGCCGATGTTCTTCTCCAAGGAGAATGACAGCAATGGCTGTATTGATACCGTAGATGTCACCTATCCCTCGTCGCCGTTCTTTCTGCTCTTCAATCCCAAACTGCTTGAAGCGCAGCTTGAGCCGTTGATGCGCTATGCGGCACTTCCGCGTTGGCGCTTTCCGTTCGCGCCTCACGATCTCGGGACGTACCCGTTGGCGAACGGTCAGGTCTATGGAGGCGGCGAAGAGAACGAGGCAGACCAGATGCCGGTGGAGGAGAGCGGCAATCTCATCATCATGATTGCCGCGCTCGGTCGCAGCGAGGGCAACTGGGATTTCGCGCGGCGGTTCATGCCGCAGCTTACGCAGTGGGCCGAGTACCTCGAAAAGAAGGGCATGGATCCCGAGAACCAACTGAGCACCGACGACTTCGCCGGTCACCTTGCGCACAATACCAATCTTTCCATCAAGGCGATTGAAGCCCTGGGAGCGTTTGTGCAGATTTCGCGCGGAGTTGGAGACACAAAACTCGCCGATCGGTACGAGGGGATCGTGCGCAAGCTGCCGGCGCAATGGGAGAAGATGGCGTTCGACGGCGATCACTACAGGCTGGCCTTCGATCAGCCCGGAACATGGAGTCAGAAGTACAACCTGGTCTGGGACGATCTCCTCGATCTTCATCTTTTCTCTAAAAAAGTCATGCAGACGGAGTGGAGTTTTTACAGCAAGCAGATGCAGCGTTACGGCCTTCCCCTCGACAATCGAAAGACGATCACCAAGCTCGACTGGGAGGTGTGGACAGCGACCCTTGCGCCGAAGCCCGAGCAGTTTCAGAACCTGATTCATCGTCTCGTCGTCTGGGCCGATGAGACGCCATCTCGTGTTCCGGTGACCGATTACTATGACACGGTCAGTGGAAAGCAGATGGGATTCCAGGCGCGTTCGGTTGTTGGAGGCGTGTTTATTAAGGCGCTCGCAGACAAGCAGATCGCAACAGGACGTGCTGCCTCAGGGAAGTAA
- a CDS encoding TonB-dependent receptor, giving the protein MVLSGAIRIFAQASNGSANTGEARVLVKDVDGHPLQARGTLAGPAPGSLREVESAPDGLLLLSDIALGHYQLTLDRPGFTAQTIDIRLRSGAPVTRNVILLVGGPSTTISVIATTPISRLDVPLSDVPLPVQTLTSQALENANAIDLTDVMKRRLNGVYVNESQNNPFQPDLNYRGYTASPLVGSPAGLSVYLDGVRQNQPFGDVVAWDLIPKVAISTTELIPGSNPIYGLNTLGGAIAVQTKNGVSNSGFSISGYGGSFGRRAMEAEYGGSNRAGLNWFAAGTLFHEDGWRMQSPSDVRQSFAKLGYNHGSTVLSLSGGYVIDHLTGNGTQDFRAINRTAGLNHGYNSVYSVPDTTWQHSPFLTLNVTHAITSSLTFNGNAYVRYTRTNTTNGDINDNSFDQSLYTLSNADKQVLTAGGIPFPPSITPANTPFPYLRCIAQGLEKDEPGEKCTGVATDTVNKQHAYGLSGVLSWRTARNQLAVGAGWDRGTLTFMQSAQYGYLNTDGLTITRIPTFLDGSTQIDDIPQDNRVNLHGSSNTPSFFLTDTFTAGKWAVTASGRYNHTSINNVDRLPPVPYRGSLTAVNVFQRFNPLAGVVYKASSRIQAYFNYGEGSRAPTSTELGCADPDFPCSLPNALVSDPPLKQVVSRTYEMGVRSNPNDHLRWSAGYFHANNYDDLLFIASEQTGYGYFTNFGKTRRQGMEAALSRQFKSADAGIEYTFLSATYQSSQTISGGSNSSNSNALSGGKGVTDGGEITINPGNRLPQVPQHMMKIYADYNPWRRLSINADFNLIGSSYVRGNENNRHHPDGVYYLGSGQSPGYGVFNLGSRYKFGAHYELFAQINNLLNRHYYTAGQLASTPYDSNGNFTARPFGSISFGGDTAYPVRNTTFLAPGAPITVFGGLRVTFGKK; this is encoded by the coding sequence ATCGTTCTTTCTGGCGCTATTAGGATTTTTGCGCAAGCGTCTAACGGATCTGCAAACACAGGCGAAGCCCGCGTGCTGGTCAAGGACGTCGATGGGCATCCATTGCAGGCGCGCGGTACGCTGGCCGGGCCTGCTCCAGGTAGCCTCCGGGAGGTGGAAAGCGCGCCGGACGGTTTGTTGCTTTTATCGGATATTGCTCTTGGCCACTATCAGTTGACGCTCGACCGGCCTGGCTTCACGGCTCAAACGATCGATATCCGGCTACGATCGGGAGCTCCTGTGACTCGCAATGTCATTCTTCTTGTCGGCGGCCCTTCCACGACGATCAGTGTCATCGCTACGACTCCCATCAGCAGACTGGACGTGCCGCTGTCGGATGTTCCATTGCCGGTTCAGACGCTGACTTCACAGGCGCTCGAGAACGCCAATGCGATTGACCTGACCGATGTCATGAAGCGGCGGCTCAATGGCGTTTATGTCAACGAGAGCCAGAACAATCCCTTTCAGCCTGATTTAAATTACCGCGGGTATACGGCTTCGCCGCTCGTGGGATCGCCTGCGGGACTCTCTGTTTACCTCGATGGCGTTCGTCAGAACCAGCCGTTTGGGGACGTCGTTGCGTGGGACCTCATTCCCAAGGTAGCTATCAGCACGACGGAGCTGATACCCGGCTCGAACCCGATCTATGGTCTGAATACTCTTGGTGGCGCTATTGCGGTTCAGACGAAGAACGGCGTATCCAATTCAGGCTTTTCGATCAGCGGCTATGGCGGCAGCTTTGGCCGCCGCGCAATGGAGGCTGAATACGGCGGCAGCAATCGCGCCGGTCTCAACTGGTTTGCTGCGGGCACTCTCTTTCATGAGGACGGATGGCGTATGCAGTCGCCGTCCGATGTGCGGCAGTCCTTCGCCAAACTAGGGTACAACCATGGCTCGACGGTTCTTTCGCTGTCAGGCGGATATGTCATCGACCACCTGACAGGTAACGGCACGCAGGACTTCCGTGCGATCAATCGCACGGCTGGCCTCAATCACGGCTACAACAGCGTTTACAGTGTTCCGGATACTACCTGGCAGCACTCGCCGTTTCTCACGCTAAACGTTACGCACGCTATAACGAGCAGCCTCACATTCAACGGCAATGCATATGTCCGATACACGCGAACTAATACAACGAATGGCGATATCAATGACAACTCATTCGATCAGTCGCTCTACACATTGAGTAACGCCGACAAGCAGGTGTTGACGGCTGGCGGAATCCCGTTCCCGCCAAGCATTACTCCGGCCAACACGCCCTTTCCATATCTTCGCTGCATAGCACAGGGGCTGGAGAAGGACGAGCCTGGAGAGAAGTGCACAGGCGTTGCTACCGACACAGTGAACAAGCAGCACGCCTATGGTCTTTCAGGCGTTCTCTCCTGGCGTACGGCTCGCAATCAACTTGCGGTTGGAGCGGGATGGGACCGTGGAACGCTCACCTTTATGCAGAGTGCACAGTATGGCTACCTCAATACGGATGGCCTGACGATTACCCGAATTCCGACATTCCTTGATGGCTCAACGCAAATAGATGACATACCGCAGGACAATCGTGTCAATCTCCATGGCTCGTCGAACACCCCCAGCTTTTTTCTGACCGATACATTCACCGCGGGCAAATGGGCGGTGACTGCTTCAGGGCGGTACAACCATACCAGTATCAACAATGTTGATCGTCTGCCACCGGTTCCTTATCGCGGCTCGCTTACGGCGGTGAATGTTTTTCAACGCTTCAACCCTTTGGCGGGTGTCGTCTATAAAGCGTCGAGCCGGATTCAGGCTTACTTCAACTATGGCGAAGGCAGTCGCGCCCCCACATCGACAGAACTTGGGTGCGCCGATCCGGACTTTCCGTGCAGCCTGCCCAACGCACTGGTCAGCGATCCTCCGTTGAAGCAGGTCGTGAGCCGCACGTATGAGATGGGAGTACGAAGCAACCCGAACGATCATCTTCGTTGGAGCGCGGGATACTTCCACGCGAATAACTACGACGACCTGCTGTTTATCGCATCGGAACAGACCGGGTATGGGTACTTCACTAACTTCGGAAAAACACGCAGGCAGGGGATGGAAGCCGCACTCAGTAGACAGTTCAAAAGCGCAGACGCAGGCATCGAGTACACGTTCCTCAGCGCGACGTATCAAAGCAGCCAGACGATCAGTGGTGGGAGCAATAGCAGCAATAGCAATGCACTTAGTGGCGGCAAGGGAGTCACGGATGGTGGGGAGATCACCATTAATCCGGGAAACCGGCTCCCGCAGGTGCCGCAACACATGATGAAGATCTATGCGGACTACAACCCATGGCGAAGGTTGTCGATCAACGCCGACTTCAATCTGATTGGCTCCTCGTATGTGCGCGGCAACGAAAACAACCGGCATCATCCGGATGGTGTGTACTACCTTGGCAGCGGTCAGAGCCCCGGTTATGGTGTCTTCAACCTGGGGTCGCGATACAAGTTTGGAGCGCACTATGAGCTGTTCGCCCAGATCAATAATCTTCTCAATCGCCACTACTACACGGCTGGGCAATTGGCTTCCACCCCGTATGACAGTAACGGTAACTTCACTGCGCGACCGTTCGGCTCCATCAGTTTCGGCGGAGACACGGCCTATCCTGTGCGCAACACAACATTCCTCGCTCCAGGAGCGCCAATCACCGTATTTGGAGGATTAAGGGTAACGTTCGGGAAGAAATAA